In Acidicapsa ligni, a single window of DNA contains:
- a CDS encoding S41 family peptidase, protein MNRFFQRSVFVLSLGILVALIAGEFGLRAVRAGSYEDGAYKQMNVYSEVLKKIQTDYVTDPNVGDVTTGALHGLLETLDADSSYLTPAEYKIYKDRPSGGDAQVGLEVSKRYGYAVVVSVLPGSSADKEHFTDGDVIESIGDQSTREISLAMIRLMLEGKPGSEITVSVIRPRKSDPDKVTLTRGPESVPALAEQQYDNSTILYLKPIVLTASRVDAIAAALKTMSKNGNKKVLLDLRDVSEGSEDQGLRLANLFLKQGTLASLGGQKYPTQTFTADASHFVTDAPLAVLINRGTAGAAELAAAALADNKRADTVGERTFGEGSVQKTIELPDGAALLLTVATYSTPGGKKIMEEAVTPGTLVGPTPEQEAEADEDDTAPSKTDAPLNKALDMLKAKAS, encoded by the coding sequence ATGAATCGTTTCTTCCAGCGTTCTGTTTTCGTGCTTTCACTGGGCATACTTGTGGCCCTCATCGCAGGCGAGTTTGGACTGCGTGCCGTACGTGCCGGCTCCTATGAGGACGGCGCCTACAAGCAGATGAACGTCTACTCCGAAGTTCTAAAAAAGATTCAGACCGACTATGTCACCGATCCCAATGTAGGCGACGTAACCACCGGCGCCCTGCATGGACTGCTTGAGACCCTGGACGCGGATTCCAGCTATCTCACTCCAGCCGAGTACAAAATCTACAAAGACCGTCCTTCAGGCGGCGATGCCCAGGTCGGCCTCGAAGTCTCCAAGCGCTACGGCTATGCCGTCGTTGTCAGCGTACTGCCCGGTTCCTCCGCAGATAAGGAACACTTCACCGATGGCGACGTGATCGAATCCATCGGCGACCAGTCCACCCGCGAAATCTCCCTGGCTATGATCCGCCTCATGCTTGAGGGCAAGCCCGGCAGCGAGATCACCGTATCCGTGATTCGCCCCCGCAAATCGGATCCGGACAAGGTCACACTGACGCGTGGACCCGAGTCGGTTCCCGCCCTGGCAGAGCAGCAGTATGACAACTCCACAATCCTGTATCTGAAGCCAATCGTGCTCACTGCCAGCCGCGTAGACGCAATCGCCGCCGCTCTGAAGACGATGTCCAAGAACGGCAATAAGAAAGTGCTGCTGGATCTGCGCGACGTGAGCGAAGGCAGCGAAGACCAGGGACTCCGCCTGGCCAACCTCTTCCTCAAGCAGGGAACACTCGCCAGCCTCGGCGGCCAGAAATATCCCACCCAGACCTTCACCGCAGACGCTTCGCACTTCGTCACCGATGCCCCGCTCGCCGTACTTATCAATCGTGGAACAGCCGGCGCTGCCGAACTGGCCGCCGCCGCCCTGGCCGACAACAAGCGCGCTGATACGGTCGGCGAACGCACCTTCGGCGAAGGCTCTGTTCAGAAAACGATTGAGCTTCCCGATGGCGCCGCCCTGCTGCTGACAGTCGCCACCTACTCCACCCCCGGCGGGAAAAAAATCATGGAAGAAGCCGTGACCCCCGGTACGCTCGTAGGCCCCACTCCCGAACAGGAAGCCGAAGCGGACGAAGACGATACAGCTCCATCCAAAACCGATGCTCCTCTGAACAAAGCTCTGGACATGCTCAAGGCCAAAGCCTCCTGA
- a CDS encoding penicillin-binding protein 1A, giving the protein MSSDKSPSEKYLSNAPLRHTRKLVGRYTLAILFSLAAITGSLAGLMLVYSVDLPQIHDLERYRPSTTTELLDQKGRPFGSFALEQRVIVNYDDFSPVLRQAVISIEDKNFESHWGINVFRVAGALWHDITSHGRAQGASTLTMQLARNLFLSSERTTARKVQEAYLSIQIERSFTKEQIFTLYGNQIYLGHGMYGFEAASEFYFSKHASQLNLPEAALLAGLPKGPVAYSPLFNPEKALRRRNLVLTEMENDKAITKQQAEAARELPLGLHVQQPEMSVAPWFVEEVRRELEKQFGTDEVHEAGLRVQTTLDLDLQTVANHAVADGVATYEHRRGWKGASQNVLAQGTALEDYKHPDWAMRIQAGDYTHALVTSALPLEIRARIGNLPIVMTPEDWKWTGQAHGDDLVKPGDVIYVQLGSGMEGTAHKAVLEQDSGAQGSLMAIDNTSGDVLAMVGGRDYALSQFNRATQSERQTGSSFKPYVYTTAVEAGVKPEDIVVDGPVSFGSYTPHNYENDYKGAMTVLNAFAESRNIPALKLAARVGIRKVIETAHRFGVTSNIPAYLPVALGAVEITLQEQVAAYAVFPNDGIRVTPRLLRKVSNADGITLWEQPPAVSEVTSQQTARTMMQLLQAVTRMGTGAAASKLNHPLGGKTGTTSDYTDAWFMGFSPSVTCGVWVGFDSRQSLGEKETGAKAALPIWMTFMQAAIKGKDDEHFPGYVAAAARPAAVPESVKPAAKPLLNPSVKTLPGTAAKPQTLHPTAVTAPLAGQKPLHPLVPGTISSQPARPLAKPPVSVPQPATANPAKPQPKPALPQY; this is encoded by the coding sequence TTGTCCTCCGACAAATCGCCATCGGAAAAGTATTTATCGAACGCCCCCCTGCGGCACACGCGTAAGCTGGTCGGGCGATATACCCTTGCCATCCTTTTTTCCCTGGCTGCAATCACCGGCTCCCTCGCTGGACTCATGCTGGTCTACTCCGTCGATCTACCCCAGATTCATGATCTGGAGCGCTACCGGCCCTCGACCACCACGGAGCTCCTCGATCAAAAAGGCCGTCCATTCGGCTCCTTCGCGCTCGAACAGAGAGTCATCGTCAACTACGACGACTTCTCTCCCGTCCTTCGCCAGGCCGTTATCTCTATTGAAGACAAGAACTTCGAGTCGCACTGGGGCATCAATGTCTTTCGCGTGGCCGGAGCTCTCTGGCACGATATCACCAGTCACGGCCGTGCCCAGGGAGCATCGACCCTGACCATGCAGCTTGCCCGCAATCTCTTCCTTTCCTCCGAGCGCACCACCGCCCGTAAGGTTCAGGAAGCCTATCTTTCCATCCAGATTGAGCGCTCCTTCACCAAGGAGCAGATCTTTACTCTCTACGGCAACCAGATCTACCTCGGCCACGGCATGTACGGCTTCGAGGCTGCTTCCGAGTTCTACTTCTCCAAACACGCCAGCCAGTTGAACTTGCCCGAAGCGGCCCTCCTTGCTGGATTGCCCAAAGGTCCCGTCGCCTATTCGCCTCTGTTTAATCCAGAGAAGGCCCTGCGCCGCAGAAACCTCGTCCTCACTGAAATGGAGAACGACAAAGCCATCACCAAACAGCAGGCCGAGGCCGCTCGTGAACTTCCGCTGGGTCTGCACGTCCAGCAGCCGGAGATGTCCGTCGCTCCCTGGTTCGTCGAAGAAGTCCGCCGCGAACTCGAAAAGCAGTTCGGCACCGACGAAGTCCACGAAGCAGGACTGCGCGTCCAGACCACCCTCGATCTCGATCTGCAAACCGTTGCGAACCACGCTGTCGCCGACGGTGTGGCCACCTACGAACATCGCCGCGGCTGGAAGGGCGCATCGCAGAATGTCCTCGCCCAGGGCACCGCGCTTGAAGATTACAAGCATCCCGATTGGGCCATGCGTATCCAGGCGGGCGATTACACCCATGCTCTCGTGACCTCTGCTCTGCCGCTCGAAATTCGCGCCCGGATCGGAAATCTTCCGATCGTCATGACTCCGGAAGATTGGAAGTGGACCGGCCAGGCTCACGGCGACGATCTGGTCAAACCTGGGGACGTCATCTACGTGCAACTCGGCTCAGGAATGGAAGGCACGGCGCACAAAGCCGTCCTTGAGCAGGATTCAGGCGCGCAGGGCTCTCTCATGGCCATCGACAATACCTCCGGCGATGTCCTGGCCATGGTTGGTGGGCGCGACTACGCTCTCTCCCAGTTCAATCGAGCCACTCAGTCCGAACGTCAGACCGGCTCCAGTTTCAAGCCCTACGTCTATACCACCGCTGTCGAGGCCGGAGTCAAACCTGAGGACATCGTCGTCGATGGCCCGGTCAGTTTTGGCAGCTACACTCCGCACAATTACGAGAACGACTACAAAGGCGCCATGACCGTTCTGAATGCCTTTGCGGAGTCGCGCAACATCCCCGCTCTCAAACTCGCCGCTCGCGTTGGCATTCGCAAAGTTATCGAAACCGCCCACCGCTTCGGCGTCACCAGCAATATCCCCGCTTACCTGCCCGTCGCTCTCGGCGCAGTTGAAATCACGCTGCAGGAGCAGGTCGCGGCGTACGCGGTCTTCCCCAACGACGGTATCCGCGTCACTCCGCGCCTGCTGCGCAAAGTCTCCAATGCCGACGGCATCACCCTGTGGGAGCAGCCGCCTGCCGTAAGCGAAGTCACCAGCCAGCAGACCGCACGAACCATGATGCAGTTGCTACAGGCAGTCACACGCATGGGAACCGGCGCAGCCGCATCCAAACTCAACCATCCGTTAGGCGGCAAAACCGGCACCACCAGCGACTACACCGACGCATGGTTTATGGGATTTTCGCCGTCGGTTACCTGCGGAGTATGGGTAGGCTTTGACAGTCGCCAGTCACTTGGAGAGAAAGAAACGGGCGCCAAGGCCGCGCTGCCTATCTGGATGACCTTCATGCAAGCCGCGATCAAAGGCAAGGACGACGAACATTTCCCCGGCTACGTGGCTGCAGCAGCCAGGCCTGCTGCCGTGCCCGAATCCGTCAAACCGGCTGCAAAACCATTGCTGAATCCATCCGTGAAGACATTGCCGGGCACAGCCGCCAAGCCGCAAACACTTCATCCAACCGCGGTAACTGCGCCGTTAGCGGGTCAGAAGCCACTGCATCCTCTCGTTCCTGGCACCATTTCGTCGCAGCCTGCCAGACCGCTGGCAAAACCACCGGTTTCAGTCCCGCAACCGGCTACGGCAAACCCTGCGAAGCCACAGCCTAAGCCAGCTCTGCCGCAATACTAA
- a CDS encoding DUF3863 domain-containing protein, with translation MNRRTLLAASAFTGARLAAGSPHLNMLGRFLAPAPQPVSLFGNRFVTLCIMIRTTPWEVSRDVKLHPRDESTWHTLDGVRSMREAFSRSNPDGRLTWGFTLNALEDKRDNYRQIRDYVVECQKKYGDEVSYFPGYFPAMYLPRARVNREMSEAIQIITDFVGDGYRPQAIMGGFLSADSLQYLAEKEHIHAAHAVIWSQQAIDGGGADGSPSYPFYPSTEHFCKPAQGAADFIDCVNLDGWTMDFICARRSGALGHEITGYNSRRGVGPIETYVGWGLDLGHREVMHTESIHFDEGFKRNNFGWVTNIWEAQMVHEFGKELVCSALDMWVTDTKKRWPDTHFVTFGEYGAIWRNQFKTNQDWHYSFLERGSGLGDSYNNLEIEWFMNKNFRLALQRDWQFDTPRQVIDFTRYDLPAHEPADPDPQHPAKDWSLMNRINQKDLRPQDHPRPLSELATADREFIYESLPGLKA, from the coding sequence ATGAATCGACGAACACTCCTTGCCGCGTCTGCGTTTACCGGAGCGCGCCTGGCTGCCGGCTCGCCGCACCTGAATATGCTGGGCCGATTTCTTGCGCCGGCACCGCAGCCAGTGTCTCTTTTCGGCAATCGATTTGTGACTCTTTGCATCATGATTCGCACTACTCCGTGGGAGGTCTCACGGGATGTAAAGCTGCATCCGCGGGATGAATCGACCTGGCACACGCTTGACGGCGTGCGGTCTATGCGCGAGGCATTTTCCCGCTCCAATCCGGATGGCCGCCTGACCTGGGGATTTACTCTCAATGCGCTCGAAGACAAGCGCGACAACTATCGCCAGATTCGCGATTATGTCGTCGAGTGCCAGAAGAAATACGGGGACGAAGTGTCCTACTTCCCGGGGTATTTCCCGGCCATGTATTTGCCTCGCGCACGCGTGAACCGCGAGATGTCCGAGGCCATCCAGATCATTACCGACTTTGTCGGAGATGGATATCGTCCCCAGGCAATCATGGGCGGTTTTCTCTCGGCAGACAGCCTGCAATATCTGGCTGAAAAAGAGCATATCCACGCGGCTCATGCGGTGATCTGGAGTCAGCAGGCTATCGACGGAGGCGGTGCGGATGGATCGCCTTCGTATCCGTTCTATCCCTCGACGGAGCACTTCTGCAAGCCCGCGCAAGGGGCAGCGGACTTTATCGACTGCGTCAACCTGGATGGCTGGACCATGGACTTCATCTGTGCCCGGCGAAGTGGGGCGCTAGGCCACGAGATTACCGGCTACAACAGCCGACGCGGCGTGGGCCCGATCGAAACCTACGTTGGCTGGGGGTTGGATCTTGGCCATCGAGAGGTCATGCACACCGAGTCGATCCACTTTGACGAGGGCTTCAAGAGAAACAACTTCGGCTGGGTGACGAATATCTGGGAAGCGCAAATGGTGCATGAGTTCGGCAAGGAGCTGGTGTGTTCGGCCCTGGATATGTGGGTCACGGATACGAAGAAGCGCTGGCCGGACACGCATTTCGTGACCTTTGGAGAATACGGAGCTATCTGGCGTAACCAGTTCAAAACGAATCAGGACTGGCACTACAGCTTTCTCGAACGCGGGTCGGGACTGGGTGACTCCTACAACAATCTTGAGATTGAGTGGTTCATGAATAAGAACTTCCGCCTGGCGCTTCAGCGGGACTGGCAGTTCGATACGCCTCGGCAGGTCATCGACTTTACGCGCTACGATCTGCCTGCCCACGAACCTGCCGATCCTGATCCGCAGCATCCGGCCAAGGACTGGAGTTTGATGAACCGGATCAATCAGAAAGATCTTCGTCCCCAGGATCATCCGAGGCCGCTTAGTGAATTGGCGACTGCGGATCGGGAGTTTATTTATGAGTCTTTGCCTGGGTTGAAGGCTTGA
- a CDS encoding bifunctional riboflavin kinase/FAD synthetase → MTDFKVTDLSVTDLNNLIVFRSVAEIPAGFGPSVAVIGNFDGVHLGHQQILAAITAEARQTGAKAIAITFDPHPEQFLRPEQAPGLLTLIPERLRLLAQTGVDAVLVLPFDDSLACLSAQACVKEILVDKLGIVSIHEGANFRFGHRAEAGVAELAEFGRQFGFKVTVHAAVEIHGLEVSSSAIRQALIAGDMKRARWMLGRPFAVRSTPAKGRGIGTKLLVPTVNLAAYSGLLPAFGVYITQLTVGTRCFQAVSNIGNRPTFGEPSFAVESYILDFEPIDLSDDTPLQLEFLLRLRPEITWPSPEALKAQIMKDVSRAKRYFHLSKTQH, encoded by the coding sequence GTGACAGATTTCAAAGTGACAGATTTGAGCGTGACAGATTTAAACAATCTGATAGTTTTTCGCTCCGTGGCCGAGATTCCAGCCGGGTTTGGACCCTCCGTAGCCGTGATCGGCAACTTCGATGGCGTCCACCTCGGGCATCAGCAGATCCTGGCAGCGATTACCGCAGAGGCTCGGCAGACTGGCGCAAAAGCCATCGCAATCACCTTTGATCCCCATCCGGAACAGTTCTTGCGGCCCGAGCAGGCTCCCGGCCTGCTCACCCTGATTCCTGAGCGCCTGCGTCTGCTGGCTCAGACCGGGGTGGACGCAGTATTGGTCCTGCCCTTCGACGATTCGCTGGCCTGCCTCAGCGCGCAAGCCTGCGTGAAAGAGATCCTCGTCGACAAGCTGGGCATCGTCTCGATACACGAGGGGGCAAATTTTCGCTTTGGACATCGCGCAGAAGCCGGGGTCGCCGAGCTGGCCGAGTTCGGTCGGCAGTTTGGATTCAAAGTCACAGTTCATGCAGCCGTAGAGATTCACGGGCTGGAGGTTTCCAGTTCCGCGATTCGGCAGGCTCTGATTGCCGGAGATATGAAGCGCGCCCGCTGGATGCTGGGCCGGCCATTTGCAGTGCGATCCACTCCAGCAAAAGGACGTGGCATCGGTACAAAACTACTCGTGCCCACCGTGAACCTGGCCGCCTATTCCGGCCTGCTGCCTGCATTTGGGGTCTATATCACGCAGCTCACAGTCGGGACACGCTGTTTCCAGGCAGTTTCAAACATCGGAAATCGACCTACCTTTGGAGAGCCCTCATTTGCCGTCGAATCCTACATTCTGGACTTTGAACCGATCGACTTGAGCGACGACACACCACTCCAACTGGAGTTCTTACTCCGCCTGCGACCAGAAATAACATGGCCCTCCCCCGAAGCCCTGAAAGCGCAAATCATGAAAGACGTCAGCAGAGCCAAACGATATTTCCATCTATCAAAAACCCAACACTAA
- a CDS encoding MBL fold metallo-hydrolase: MHGTLTFLGTGTSMGVPSLGCGCDVCTSTDPHDKRLRPSILLRWACADNASAPKKPRVGKGLLPFPPAHQSPCERVVLIDTGPDFRTQALNAGIKRVDAVFYTHSHADHILGMDDLRPLSFATYRESGPIPLYVTPETQRVLEHIYDYTFSPDSKYANKARVELKNVSDGAQVHEVRFIPVPVLHGELPITGYRFGNVAYLTDVSTIPEASFALLQGLDVLVVSALRHAPHPSHATVDQAVRWAKRIGAQQTWLTHISHDLGHEETNARLPKGIAMAYDGLTLPVVLA; this comes from the coding sequence ATGCACGGAACGCTCACATTTCTGGGTACCGGCACTTCCATGGGAGTGCCGTCGCTGGGCTGCGGGTGCGACGTCTGCACCTCCACCGACCCGCACGACAAACGGTTGCGGCCCTCCATCCTGTTGCGATGGGCCTGCGCCGACAATGCGAGTGCGCCAAAGAAGCCGCGCGTCGGTAAAGGTCTGCTTCCCTTCCCGCCCGCCCACCAATCCCCCTGCGAACGCGTGGTGCTCATCGACACTGGGCCGGACTTTCGCACACAGGCCCTGAACGCCGGAATCAAGCGCGTGGATGCCGTTTTCTATACGCATTCGCACGCCGACCACATTCTCGGCATGGACGATCTGCGGCCCCTGAGCTTCGCCACCTATCGCGAATCGGGGCCGATTCCGCTTTACGTAACTCCCGAGACGCAACGGGTTTTGGAACATATCTACGACTACACCTTCTCTCCCGACTCGAAATACGCTAACAAGGCGCGAGTGGAGTTGAAAAATGTATCGGACGGCGCACAGGTACATGAGGTTCGATTTATTCCAGTTCCGGTCCTGCATGGCGAACTGCCCATCACAGGGTATCGCTTCGGCAATGTTGCCTACCTGACCGACGTGAGCACAATTCCGGAGGCCAGCTTTGCCCTGCTGCAAGGGTTGGATGTCCTGGTCGTCTCCGCGCTCCGACACGCACCCCACCCCAGCCACGCCACCGTAGATCAGGCAGTACGCTGGGCAAAGCGGATCGGCGCGCAGCAGACCTGGTTAACCCACATTTCACACGACCTGGGGCATGAAGAGACCAATGCTCGACTACCCAAAGGAATCGCAATGGCTTATGACGGGCTGACTCTACCGGTGGTGCTGGCGTGA
- a CDS encoding DUF1844 domain-containing protein, with protein MSDTPKFTVVDRRKFRGDEEASEPVNSEETTPVAAVPEPATKPAASNGPRLTLVEPLPQQTPIAVADEAIEEIDNTDNVEDVDADLPPVPTAEESRFQKVAYDQAAERLNDLVRAQNPGAPAPENIGFEHLVQQLYLSAMMQMGAGTPEGQRPRIDILGARQTIDLLDVVLDKTAGNLSAQEQRTLDTVLFELRMTFLELTRMISAQPPMPPPPGGAKR; from the coding sequence ATGAGCGATACACCGAAGTTCACCGTTGTCGACCGCCGCAAATTCCGTGGCGATGAAGAAGCATCCGAGCCTGTTAATTCCGAAGAAACCACCCCCGTCGCCGCTGTTCCGGAACCCGCAACCAAACCAGCCGCCTCCAACGGCCCGCGCCTGACGCTGGTTGAGCCCCTTCCCCAGCAGACCCCGATCGCCGTGGCAGACGAAGCCATTGAAGAGATCGACAATACCGACAATGTCGAGGATGTCGACGCCGATCTTCCCCCCGTACCAACGGCAGAGGAGTCGCGCTTTCAGAAAGTAGCTTACGACCAGGCCGCAGAGCGCTTGAACGATCTCGTACGCGCGCAGAATCCCGGCGCTCCCGCTCCTGAAAACATCGGTTTCGAACACCTCGTCCAGCAGCTCTACCTCTCGGCCATGATGCAGATGGGCGCAGGAACCCCGGAAGGACAGCGGCCTCGCATCGACATTCTCGGCGCTCGGCAGACGATTGATCTGCTCGACGTCGTGCTCGACAAAACAGCAGGCAATCTCTCCGCCCAGGAACAGCGCACCCTCGACACCGTGCTTTTTGAATTGCGCATGACCTTCCTGGAGCTGACGCGGATGATCTCGGCACAGCCGCCCATGCCCCCACCACCCGGTGGAGCAAAACGCTAG
- the ygfZ gene encoding CAF17-like 4Fe-4S cluster assembly/insertion protein YgfZ gives MTEPVLATAIPATPLAEYLATAGTAFAESSTLLPYLGTLTPGLLDAPEAETRALLTGAAVHDLGWLRRIAIRGEDRFRWLSGMVTNAVETLPDNTGAYNLVLNAQGRIQGDLYVWRDGDAVELEVTAEQSEALLAHLDKFIIMDDVELVPLEDESALQLTGPLAEKVFAQLGITRLGIAALPASLSSSTGEIAGIPVRIFRGYGTAVPHYAIWVATAQLPAVWNAIVAAGASPVGAASLEKLRIIEGIPAYGIDIQSRDLAQETSQERALNFTKGCYLGQEIVERIRSRGQVHRHLRSLELTPEIPGNLPAPGTELRIAGNAADIKPIGTITSVASVQLEAGLRVFAIGMIRAEAEVGRKPLVYPGGSARILNTTPQWNAV, from the coding sequence ATGACTGAACCCGTTCTGGCGACTGCAATCCCGGCCACTCCGCTGGCCGAATACCTGGCCACAGCCGGAACCGCTTTCGCCGAATCTTCGACTTTGCTCCCCTACCTGGGAACGCTTACGCCTGGCTTGTTGGACGCGCCAGAGGCGGAAACAAGAGCGCTGCTGACCGGAGCAGCCGTACACGACCTCGGCTGGCTGCGGCGAATTGCGATTCGCGGCGAAGATCGCTTCCGCTGGCTCAGTGGCATGGTCACCAACGCGGTCGAAACACTGCCCGACAACACGGGCGCCTACAACCTTGTTTTGAATGCCCAGGGGCGTATCCAGGGCGATCTGTATGTCTGGCGGGATGGCGATGCCGTGGAGCTGGAAGTCACAGCAGAACAGTCCGAAGCGCTGCTCGCCCATCTCGACAAATTCATCATCATGGATGACGTCGAACTGGTTCCCCTCGAAGACGAATCGGCCTTGCAGCTAACCGGCCCCCTGGCCGAAAAAGTATTCGCCCAGCTAGGAATCACCAGGCTAGGAATCGCCGCGCTGCCAGCGTCTCTTTCGAGCTCAACCGGCGAAATCGCCGGCATCCCCGTCCGCATCTTTCGCGGTTACGGAACGGCAGTTCCGCATTATGCCATTTGGGTTGCCACCGCCCAGCTCCCGGCTGTCTGGAACGCGATCGTAGCCGCTGGAGCCAGCCCCGTCGGAGCAGCTTCACTCGAAAAACTGCGCATAATCGAGGGCATTCCAGCCTACGGAATCGACATTCAGAGCCGCGATCTTGCGCAGGAAACATCCCAGGAACGCGCGCTCAACTTCACCAAGGGCTGCTACCTCGGCCAGGAGATCGTCGAACGCATCCGATCCCGCGGCCAGGTACATCGGCATTTACGCTCCCTTGAATTAACACCGGAGATCCCTGGAAATCTTCCCGCGCCCGGGACCGAACTACGAATCGCCGGCAATGCTGCCGATATCAAACCCATAGGAACGATCACCAGCGTCGCCTCCGTGCAACTTGAGGCCGGATTGCGGGTCTTTGCAATCGGGATGATTCGTGCCGAAGCTGAGGTGGGCAGAAAACCGCTGGTTTATCCGGGCGGAAGCGCCAGAATTTTGAATACAACTCCGCAATGGAACGCAGTCTAA
- a CDS encoding EAL domain-containing protein gives MKRKSQQHMLVSILHTVGVTLLCAAIGLVIGSVVAFKVTEVRLARYATHLIAHAEAFMNEINTTLDSVNASPYPFCSDEDISRLRTLVFNGHLVKDIGRVRDGYIYCTSMRGRISPPIKKSKPAIVTPSGRSIWLNTPILGTSGMTADITESGEADFVASREAFEHLQEPPMIYTTTLTNRATNQVLRTAGAPLKISDAEILEEKEVLKGNTFYVARCSRQLAPCMVTGITLQDAWSLNSSTIKGFVFIGALAGLAVSFTLLLQPSKRSLSTQLQRALRLNLLSVVYQPIVDVRTGQVLGAEALARWTNEDGQYVRPDVFIAAAEELGFIEKLTRVILRLVVSELGELLRSDPDFHINVNIAAADLADPHFVPMLEKLLRKHKIPARSISLELTERSTANRKLAISSISKLRELGHEFYIDDFGTGYSSLAYLNELAVDAIKIDRVFTDAIGTDSLTAAIVPQILAMAETLHLKVVVEGVERAEQSNYFAALDQKILAQGWHFGEPVPANDLLTLLASKAADKQTV, from the coding sequence ATGAAGCGCAAGTCGCAGCAGCACATGCTTGTCAGCATTCTCCATACAGTAGGAGTTACACTCCTGTGCGCCGCGATTGGCCTGGTGATTGGCAGTGTGGTTGCGTTCAAGGTCACTGAAGTCAGGCTTGCCCGTTACGCCACGCATCTCATCGCCCATGCCGAAGCATTTATGAACGAGATCAATACCACTCTCGATTCAGTCAATGCATCGCCTTACCCCTTTTGCTCGGATGAAGATATCTCCCGCCTTCGCACTCTGGTCTTCAATGGACACCTGGTAAAAGATATTGGCAGAGTTCGAGATGGATATATTTACTGCACCTCGATGAGGGGCCGGATCAGTCCGCCAATTAAAAAATCAAAGCCCGCTATCGTTACACCGAGCGGACGCAGTATCTGGCTGAATACGCCCATCCTTGGCACATCCGGCATGACTGCGGACATCACCGAATCGGGTGAAGCGGATTTCGTAGCATCCCGCGAGGCCTTTGAACACTTGCAGGAACCGCCCATGATTTACACGACAACATTAACCAACCGCGCGACAAACCAGGTGCTGCGTACAGCCGGTGCTCCGCTGAAAATAAGCGATGCAGAGATTCTTGAAGAAAAAGAAGTATTGAAAGGAAACACCTTTTACGTCGCACGCTGTTCAAGACAACTCGCACCCTGCATGGTGACTGGAATTACCCTGCAGGATGCATGGTCTTTAAATAGCTCAACGATTAAAGGATTTGTGTTTATCGGCGCTCTGGCTGGCCTCGCGGTCAGTTTTACGTTGCTGTTGCAACCGAGCAAACGCAGCCTGTCTACACAGTTGCAGCGAGCTCTTCGGCTCAATTTGTTAAGCGTCGTTTATCAGCCGATTGTGGATGTGAGGACAGGGCAAGTGCTGGGCGCCGAGGCACTCGCGCGCTGGACGAATGAAGACGGGCAATACGTGCGCCCGGATGTTTTTATTGCCGCTGCGGAAGAGCTAGGCTTCATCGAAAAATTGACGCGCGTAATTCTGCGCCTCGTAGTTTCGGAGTTGGGCGAACTACTGCGCTCCGATCCCGACTTTCATATCAATGTCAATATCGCCGCAGCCGATCTCGCCGATCCACATTTCGTTCCAATGTTAGAGAAGCTGCTGCGTAAACATAAAATCCCTGCGCGCAGTATCAGTCTCGAACTGACCGAGCGCTCTACCGCCAATCGCAAGCTGGCCATCTCCTCCATCAGCAAGCTGCGCGAGTTGGGACATGAATTTTATATCGACGACTTTGGCACCGGATACTCAAGCCTCGCTTACCTGAACGAGCTCGCCGTGGATGCAATCAAGATCGACCGTGTATTTACGGATGCCATTGGCACCGACTCGCTCACAGCGGCAATTGTGCCGCAGATACTCGCGATGGCAGAGACGTTGCATCTCAAAGTAGTAGTCGAAGGCGTCGAGCGCGCAGAGCAGTCGAATTACTTCGCTGCTCTCGATCAGAAAATCCTTGCCCAGGGCTGGCATTTTGGTGAGCCTGTCCCGGCAAACGATCTCCTGACACTACTGGCAAGCAAGGCCGCAGACAAGCAGACAGTCTAG